One window from the genome of Cyprinus carpio isolate SPL01 chromosome B1, ASM1834038v1, whole genome shotgun sequence encodes:
- the LOC109087281 gene encoding neuronal acetylcholine receptor subunit beta-2-like produces the protein MVFVMASKWLLCFCLLWLCVTRSLAADAEERLVDFLLGPERYNKLIRPAVNKSQQVTIGIKVSLAQLISVNEREQIMTTNVWLTQEWNDYRLVWDPNEYEGIKKLRIPSRHIWLPDIVLYNNADGVYEVSFYCNAVVSNTGDIFWLPPAIYKSACAIEVRNFPFDQQNCTLKFRSWTYDRTELDLVLTSDFASRDDYTPSGEWDIVSLPGRKNEDPNDLTYLDVTYDFVIKRKPLFYTINLIIPCVLITSLAILVFYLPSDCGEKMTLCISVLLALTVFLLLISKIVPPTSLAVPLIGKYLMFTMVLVTFSIVTSVCVLNVHHRSPSTHRMPEWVKRVFLHKLPIFLLMRRPGRSNVRERFRRKHQRKSFSSEAKGIKLEGDSFFLSDDPGRVCGAWRVGDLPEGSEFRQRVKVRHDPDVDEAIEGVRFIAEHMKIEDDDEGIIEDWKYVAMVIDRLFLWIFILVCVVGTLGLFVQPLFQSYNTPVAEEVYGDF, from the exons atggtctTCGTGATGGCATCAAAGTGGCTTTTATGTTTCTGCCTGCTTTGGCTGTGCGTGACAA ggtctCTTGCTGCTGATGCTGAGGAGAGGCTGGTAGATTTTCTGCTTGGTCCTGAGCGCTACAACAAACTTATCCGGCCTGCGGTCAATAAGAGTCAGCAGGTCACTATTGGCATCAAAGTCTCTCTAGCACAGCTCATTAGTGTG AATGAGAGGGAACAAATCATGACAACGAATGTGTGGCTGACTCAG GAGTGGAATGACTACAGACTGGTGTGGGATCCGAATGAGTATGAGGGCATCAAAAAACTACGAATACCATCGCGGCACATCTGGCTTCCTGATATAGTACTCTATAACAA TGCAGATGGTGTGTATGAAGTATCATTTTACTGCAATGCAGTTGTCTCCAACACTGGTGATATTTTCTGGCTCCCTCCTGCCATCTACAAGAGCGCCTGTGCTATTGAAGTCCGTAACTTCCCCTTCGATCAACAGAACTGCACGCTTAAATTTCGTTCTTGGACCTATGATCGCACAGAACTCGATCTTGTCTTGACGTCCGATTTTGCCAGTCGTGATGATTACACCCCAAGCGGTGAATGGGATATTGTGTCACTCCCTGGCAGAAAAAACGAAGACCCCAATGACCTCACGTATCTGGATGTCACGTACGACTTTGTGATCAAGCGCAAACCTCTCTTCTACACGATTAACCTCATCATTCCATGCGTCCTCATCACTTCTCTTGCAATTCTGGTTTTCTACCTTCCTTCAGACTGTGGAGAGAAGATGACACTTTGTATATCAGTTCTTCTGGCTCTAACTGTGTTTCTGCTCCTGATATCGAAGATCGTCCCGCCGACATCCCTGGCTGTTCCATTAATAGGGAAGTATTTGATGTTTACGATGGTGCTGGTCACATTTTCTATCgtgacgagtgtgtgtgtgctcaatGTTCACCACCGTTCTCCATCGACACACCGCATGCCCGAGTGGGTCAAGCGTGTGTTCCTGCATAAGCTTCCTATTTTCCTTCTGATGCGACGGCCCGGAAGGTCTAATGTACGGGAAAGGTTTCGACGGAAGCATCAGCGGAAATCATTCTCATCTGAAGCTAAGGGCATAAAGTTGGAAGGAGACTCATTCTTCTTAAGTGATGACCCTGGGCGTGTGTGTGGGGCCTGGAGGGTCGGTGACCTTCCTGAGGGTTCAGAGTTCAGGCAGAGAGTGAAAGTCAGGCATGACCCAGATGTGGATGAGGCCATAGAGGGTGTGAGGTTCATTGCTGAACATATGAAGattgaggatgatgatgaaggg ATCATTGAGGACTGGAAGTATGTAGCCATGGTGATTGACCGGCTCTTCCTCTGGATTTTTATCCTGGTGTGTGTCGTCGGCACACTCGGACTCTTTGTTCAGCCTCTCTTTCAGAGCTACAACACCCCCGTGGCAGAAGAAGT GTATGGGGATTTCTAA